Proteins from one Mycobacterium adipatum genomic window:
- the gnd gene encoding phosphogluconate dehydrogenase (NAD(+)-dependent, decarboxylating) — protein MQLGLIGLGKMGFNMRERLRAGGHEVIGYDPRPEVTDVPSLAALAEALPAPRVVWVMVPSGEVTRTTIADLAEVLEPGDLVIDGGNSRYTEDGPHAKLLGDKGISFIDAGVSGGIWGLTEGYGLMVGGSDEDVTRAMPIFDTLRPPGDKADGFVHAGPVGAGHFTKMVHNGVEYALMTAYAEGYELLAAEDLVKDPQAVYQAWTNGTVVRSWLQQLLAKALKEDPGLDGLTGYTEDSGEGRWTVEEAIRLRVPVPGIAASLFARFLSRQEDSPTMKAVAALRNQFGGHAVQRISESG, from the coding sequence ATGCAACTCGGTTTGATCGGGCTGGGCAAAATGGGTTTCAACATGCGGGAACGCCTGCGTGCGGGAGGCCACGAGGTGATCGGTTACGACCCTCGCCCGGAGGTGACGGATGTGCCGTCACTGGCGGCCCTCGCCGAGGCGTTGCCCGCACCACGCGTCGTCTGGGTGATGGTGCCCTCCGGTGAGGTGACCCGTACCACGATCGCCGATCTCGCCGAGGTCCTCGAGCCCGGAGATCTGGTGATCGATGGTGGCAACTCGCGTTACACCGAAGACGGCCCGCACGCAAAACTGTTGGGTGACAAGGGAATTTCTTTCATCGACGCGGGCGTGTCCGGTGGCATCTGGGGCCTGACCGAAGGCTACGGGCTGATGGTCGGCGGGAGCGACGAAGATGTGACGCGCGCGATGCCGATCTTCGACACCCTGCGTCCCCCCGGCGACAAGGCCGATGGCTTCGTGCATGCGGGCCCGGTCGGTGCCGGGCATTTCACCAAGATGGTGCACAACGGTGTGGAGTACGCGTTGATGACCGCCTACGCCGAGGGTTACGAGCTGCTGGCCGCCGAGGACCTGGTGAAGGATCCGCAGGCGGTGTACCAGGCCTGGACCAATGGCACCGTGGTGCGGTCCTGGCTGCAGCAGCTGCTGGCCAAGGCGCTCAAGGAAGATCCGGGTCTGGACGGTCTGACCGGGTACACCGAGGATTCCGGTGAGGGCCGTTGGACGGTGGAGGAAGCGATCCGGCTGCGCGTGCCGGTACCGGGTATCGCCGCTTCGTTGTTCGCCAGATTCCTCTCCCGACAAGAAGATTCGCCGACGATGAAGGCCGTCGCCGCGTTGCGTAACCAGTTCGGTGGGCATGCCGTGCAGCGGATTTCGGAATCCGGATAG
- the dnaN gene encoding DNA polymerase III subunit beta, producing the protein MDVVTTNVGLTDLKFRLVREDFADAVAWVARSLPSRPTVPVLAGVLLTGSDDGLTISGYDYETSAEVRVAAEIASPGSALVSGRLLSDITRSLPAKPVDVSVEGTRVSLSCGSARFSLPTMAVEDYPSLPALPDETGVVSADLFGEAIGQVAVAAGRDDTLPMLTGIRVEISGDKVVLAATDRFRLAVRELTWSTDSAGVEAAVLVPAKTLSEAAKTGTDGTEVHLALGAGAAVGKEGLLGIRSNGKRTTTRLLDAEFPKFRQLLPTEHTAVATVGVAELTEAIKRVALVADRGAQVRMEFTEDGVRLSAGADDVGRAEEDLQVDFAGDPLTIAFNPTYLTDGLGSLRSERVTFGFTTPSRPAVLRPAGDNGVEAGATGPFPAAQTDYVYLLMPVRLPG; encoded by the coding sequence ATGGACGTGGTGACGACGAATGTTGGTCTCACCGATTTGAAGTTCCGTCTGGTACGTGAGGATTTTGCCGATGCGGTGGCGTGGGTTGCCCGCAGCCTGCCGTCCCGGCCTACCGTTCCGGTGCTCGCCGGCGTGCTCCTGACAGGCTCCGACGACGGTCTGACCATCTCCGGCTACGACTACGAAACCTCCGCCGAGGTCCGTGTTGCTGCCGAAATCGCTTCTCCGGGTAGCGCTTTGGTGTCCGGGCGGTTGCTTTCGGACATCACCCGATCGTTGCCGGCCAAACCGGTCGATGTCAGCGTCGAAGGGACCCGGGTATCGCTGAGCTGCGGTAGTGCCCGTTTCTCGCTGCCCACCATGGCCGTCGAGGACTACCCGTCGCTGCCCGCGCTGCCCGACGAGACCGGGGTGGTCTCCGCTGATCTGTTCGGCGAGGCGATCGGCCAGGTCGCCGTAGCCGCCGGCCGTGATGACACGTTGCCGATGCTGACCGGTATCCGCGTCGAGATTTCCGGGGACAAGGTTGTTTTGGCTGCCACTGACCGATTCCGGTTGGCGGTGCGCGAGCTCACCTGGTCCACGGATTCGGCCGGGGTCGAGGCCGCGGTCCTGGTTCCGGCGAAGACCTTGTCGGAGGCCGCCAAGACCGGCACCGACGGCACCGAAGTTCACCTGGCGCTGGGTGCCGGCGCGGCGGTGGGCAAGGAAGGCCTGCTCGGCATCCGCAGCAACGGCAAGCGCACGACGACCCGGCTGCTGGATGCGGAGTTCCCCAAGTTCCGTCAGTTGCTGCCGACCGAGCACACGGCGGTCGCGACGGTCGGTGTCGCCGAACTGACCGAAGCGATCAAGCGTGTGGCACTGGTCGCCGACCGGGGCGCTCAGGTGCGGATGGAATTCACCGAGGACGGGGTGCGGCTGTCGGCCGGTGCCGACGATGTCGGCCGCGCGGAGGAAGACCTGCAGGTCGACTTCGCCGGTGATCCGCTGACCATCGCCTTCAATCCCACCTATCTGACCGACGGTCTGGGTTCGTTGCGCTCGGAGCGGGTGACGTTCGGCTTCACGACACCGAGCCGACCCGCAGTGTTGCGTCCCGCGGGAGACAATGGTGTCGAGGCCGGCGCAACGGGGCCGTTCCCCGCCGCGCAGACCGACTATGTCTACTTGTTGATGCCGGTGCGCCTTCCTGGCTGA